The following coding sequences are from one Neodiprion lecontei isolate iyNeoLeco1 chromosome 7, iyNeoLeco1.1, whole genome shotgun sequence window:
- the LOC107224924 gene encoding RNA polymerase-associated protein CTR9 homolog, with product MASIEIPLRDTDEVIELYLDQLPDGDEVLGILRQEHAQLSIWVNLALEYYKQQKIEDFIKILESSRIDANIDYRDYEKDQMRALDMLAAYYVQEANREKNKDKKRDLFTKATLLYTTADKIIMYDQNHLLGRAYFCLLEGDKMEQADAQFNFVLNQSPNNIPSLLGKACIAFNKKDYRGALAFYKKALRTNPNCPAAVRLGMGHCFMKLGNQDKAKMAFERALQLDAQCVGALVGLSVLKLNQQQPDSIRTGVQMLSKAYTIDSTNPMVLNHLANHFFFKKDYNKVQHLALHAFHNTENEAMRAESCYQLARAFHVQGDYDQAFQYYYQATQFAPPVFVLPHFGLGQMYVYRGDAENAAQCFEKVLKAQSGNYETMKILGSLYANSSSQSKRDIAKSHLRKVTEQFPDDVEAWIELAQILEQSDLTAALNAYATATRILKDKVQADIPPEILNNVGALHYRLGNLEEARNNLEESLARSKTDAEQDPVYYNSIAVTTTYNLARLNEALCVFDRAEKLYKDILKEHPNYVDCYLRLGCMARDKGQIYEASDWFKDALRINNEHPDAWSLLGNLHLAKMEWGPGQKKFERILKSPTTSTDAYSLIALGNIWLQTLHQSGKDKDREKRHQDRALAMFKQVLRNDPRNIWAANGIGAVLAHKGCVNEARDIFAQVREATAEFCDVWLNIAHIYVEQKQFVSAIQMYENCLRKFYKYHHVEVLQYLGRAYFKAGKLREAKMTLLKARRVAPQDTLLLYNIALVLQRLATQILKDEKSTLVIVLQAVHELGLSHKYFQFLGMQGEKMDQLAEIEARKCQDLLSQAQYHVARARRLDEEEKILRKKQEEERQAFRIRQTEEQKKVEDMRRQKSEAMLQKRQEYVEKTKNVLLFGDMPSEKPTKKGRKVRSEQYLSDSGSDRNERTEDSAPREKKRKRKSSGERKERKSSGKGRRKRHANSGESGGSGSDRPKTKRGRKAGGSNKGKGFRKSGTADLSSKQKMRIVSKETISTSESESDNERPNMASGNESGEENAGRGRRRIASESEGSRASRSRSRSRSKSSSRSKSGSRSRSRSGSRSRSGSRSRSTSRKSASRSRNQSRSRSRSNSGSRKSGSRSRSRSRGSSGSRKSHSRSRSRSGSGSRSRSRSKSGSRSRSRSKSGSRSRSRSRSRSRSRSGSGQSKSKSRSRSRSGSRSRSRSKSGSRSRSASGSARSASPVSRKSISGSEDGSRHSSPQRGGQSGSE from the exons CTCGAGTATTACAAACAACAGAAGATCGAGGATTTTATTAAGATTCTGGAGTCGTCGAGGATCGACGCAAACATCGACTACAGGGATTATGAAAAAGACCAGATGCGAGCACTGGACATGCTGGCCGCGTACTACGTCCAGGAGGCGAATCGCGAGAAGAACAAGGACAAGAAGAGAGATCTCTTCACCAAGGCAACGTTGCTCTACACTACGGCGGACAAAATTATCATGTACGACCAG AATCATCTCCTCGGTCGAGCCTATTTCTGCCTCCTCGAAGGGGACAAAATGGAACAGGCAGATGCACAGTTTAACTTCGTTCTGAACCAATCGCCTAACAACATTCCGTCGCTCTTGGGGAAGGCGTGTATAGCTTTTAACAAGAAAGACTATCGCGGAGCTTTGGCATTTTACAAAAAGGCACTCAGGACGAATCCCAATTGCCCGGCGGCGGTCAGACTCGGAATGGGACATTGTTTTATGAAACTGGGTAACCAGGACAAAGCCAAAATGGCGTTTGAGAGAGCTTTGCAGTTGGACGCGCAATGCGTCGGAGCTCTGGTCGGCCTGTCGGTACTTAAATTGAATCAGCAGCAGCCGGACAGCATCAGAACGGGTGTTCAAATGTTGTCCAAGGCCTACACGATAGACTCGACAAATCCGATGGTTCTGAACCATTTGGCGAATCATTTCTTCTTCAAGAAAGATTACAACAAAGTACAACATTTGGCTCTGCACGCTTTTCATAATACCGAAAACGAGGCTATGCGTGCTGAGAGCTGCTATCAACTCGCCAGAGCCTTTCACGTCCAG GGAGATTACGACCAAGCCTTTCAATACTATTATCAGGCGACTCAATTCGCTCCCCCGGTTTTCGTCCTGCCTCATTTTGGCCTTGGTCAAATGTACGTCTATCGTGGAGATGCCGAGAAT GCAGCGCAATGTTTTGAAAAAGTTCTGAAAGCCCAGTCCGGCAATTacgaaacaatgaaaattcttgGCTCTTTGTACGCCAACTCAAGCTCCCAGTCGAAAAGAGACATAGCCAAAAGTCATCTGAGAAAAGTAACGGAGCAATTTCCCGACGATGTCGAAGCGTGGATCGAATTGGCTCAGATTTTGGAGCAAAGCGATCTAACGGCTGCATTGAATGCTTATGCTACAGCCACCAGAATTCTTAAAGACAAAGTTCAGGCTGATATTCCACCTGAAATCCTTAATAACGTCGGTGCTCTTCATTACAG ACTTGGAAATTTAGAAGAGGCAAGAAACAACCTGGAGGAGTCTTTGGCCAGGTCGAAAACTGACGCTGAACAAGATCCTGTTTATTACAATTCCATTGCAGTCACTACGACGTATAATTTGGCTCGCCTAAACGAAGCATTGTGCGTATTTGACCGGGCAGAAAAACTGTACAAAGACATTTTAAAAGAACACCCGAATTATGTGGACTGCTACTTGCGGTTAGGCTGCATGGCCAGAGATAAGGGTCAAATTTACGAAGCTTCGGATTGGTTCAAAGATGCCTTGAGGATAAATAACGAGCATCCGGACGCCTGGTCACTCTTGGGAAACTTACATTTGGCTAAAATGGAGTGGGGACcgggacaaaaaaaatttgaacggATCCTGAAAAGTCCAACGACCAGCACAGATGCCTACTCGCTTATTGCCTTGGGTAATATTTGGCTGCAGACTCTTCATCAAAGCGGGAAAGACAAGGACAGAGAAAAACGGCACCAGGACAGAGCCTTGGCCATGTTCAAGCAA GTATTAAGAAATGATCCAAGAAATATTTGGGCCGCAAACGGTATAGGAGCTGTACTTGCTCACAAAGGTTGCGTCAACGAGGCCAGAGATATATTTGCCCAAGTCAGAGAAGCAACAGCTGAATTTTGCGATGTCTGGTTGAACATTGCTCACATTTACGTGGAGCAAAAACAATTCGTCAGTGCTATTCAGATG tatgAAAACTGCTTGCGTAAATTCTACAAGTATCATCACGTAGAGGTTCTTCAATACTTGGGCAGAGCTTATTTCAAAGCTGGAAAACTGAGGGAAGCTAAAATGACTTTGTTAAAG GCTCGCAGAGTAGCTCCCCAAGACACATTACTGTTGTACAATATTGCTCTGGTCCTACAAAGATTGGCGACGCAAATTttgaaggatgaaaaatcgACGTTGGTTATTGTATTGCAAGCTGTACATGAATTAGGATTATCccacaaatattttcaattcctgGGTATGCAGGGTGAGAAAATGGATCAACTTGCTGAAATTGAGGCAAGAAAATGTCAGGATTTGCTGTCGCAAGCGCAATACCACGTTGCTCGAGCACGAAGGCTGGATGAGGAGGAAAAAATCCTCCGAAAAAAGCAGGAGGAAGAAAG acaAGCCTTCAGAATACGCCAGACGGAAGAAcagaaaaaggtggaagatatGCGTCGCCAGAAATCAGAAGCCATGTTACAAAAACGACAAGAGTATGtggagaaaacgaaaaatgttttactatTTGGTGACATGCCATCAGAAAAGCCTACAAAGAAGGGTAGGAAAGTAAGGTCTGAACAATATCTAAGCGATAGTGGCTCAGATAGAAATGAACGTACCGAAGATTCAGCTcccagagaaaaaaaacgcaaGAGAAAGAGCAGCGGTGAGAGAAAGGAACGGAAATCGTCAGGAAAGGGAAGAAGGAAAAGGCATGCTAACAGCGGAGAAAGTGGAG GTTCGGGAAGTGATCGACCGAAAACTAAACGTGGCAGAAAAGCGGGAGGAAGTAACAAAGGTAAAGGATTTCGCAAGAGTGGCACCGCTGATTTATcaagtaaacaaaaaatgcGAATTGTTTCTAAAGAAACTATTTCGACAAGTGAATCTGAGAGCGATAATGAAAGGCCTAACATGGCAAGCGG AAACGAAAGCGGGGAAGAAAACGCAGGGCGAGGAAGGCGTAGAATCGCATCGGAGTCCGAAGGTTCTCGTGCCTCACGTTCCAGATCTCGTTCTAGGTCAAAGTCTAGCAGCCGTTCAAAGAGTGGATCCCGATCGCGTTCAAGAAGCGGTTCACGATCCAGGAGTGGATCTAGGTCCAGATCTACATCTCGCAAAAGTGCCTCGAGGTCGCGAAATCAATCACGGTCACGCTCCAGATCTAACAGCGGATCAAGAAAAAGTGGTTCGAGATCGCGATCCAGATCTAGAGGAAGCAGTGGCTCGAGGAAAAGTCACTCTAGGTCCAGATCCAGATCCGGATCCGGCTCACGATCGAGATCAAGATCAAAATCTGGTTCAAGATCACGATCCAGATCGAAATCAGGATCAAGGTCAAGATCGCGATCAAGGTCACGATCACGATCAAGATCAGGCTCAGGCCAAAGCAAGTCCAAGAGTAGGAGTAGGTCACGGTCCGGATCAAGATCGAGATCGAGATCAAAAAGTGGCTCCAGGAGTAGAAGTGCGAGCGGATCAGCAAG ATCCGCAAGTCCTGTGTCTCGGAAATCGATATCTGGCAGCGAAGATGGTTCTCGCCATTCGAGTCCGCAAAGAGGTGGACAGAGCGGTAGTGAGTAA